One part of the Hydra vulgaris chromosome 01, alternate assembly HydraT2T_AEP genome encodes these proteins:
- the LOC136075026 gene encoding uncharacterized protein LOC136075026: MSSTLDYVCQKYVLTYDLHDKSISIVHVDDVIGWTQEEFEKLKICKRVELMVNNDDSLNKVLVLQCASSYEGLKETLKFVFEMKRKKQTISFIQTHFNPVRGLNRQRLPPVYPLHTASEGSNFDTDHSDSIAPYSQNTAAEAVVLKPLPPLKSQKFPATHKVPSVQLHLSTQPIVSNVSQTGIQSIVCS, from the exons atgtcATCTACATTAGACTATGTGtgtcaaaaatatgttttaacttATGATTTACATGACAAATCAATTTCAATTGTTCATGTCGATGATGTCATTGGCTGGACTCAAGAGGAGTTTGAGAAActcaaaatttgtaaaagagtAGAGTTAATGGTGAACAATGATGATAGTCTGAATAAg GTTTTAGTTCTGCAATGTGCATCAAGTTATGAGGGGCTCaaagaaactttaaagtttgtttttgaaatgaaaagaaaaaagcaaacaataaGTTTTATACAAACTCATTTCAATCCGGTCCGTGGCCTAAACAGACAAAGACTGCCTCCAGTTTAT cctCTTCACACAGCTTCTGAAGGCTCCAATTTTGATACTGATCATTCAGATTCCAtc gcACCATATAGTCAGAATACTGCTGCTGAAGCAGTTGTTTTAAAGCCTCTGCCACCTcttaaatctcaaaaatttcCTGCTACACACAAG GTTCCAAGCGTACAACTACATTTATCTACCCAACCaatt GTTTCAAATGTTTCACAAACAGGTATTCAGTCAATTGTATGCagttaa
- the LOC136075345 gene encoding uncharacterized protein LOC136075345 — MNDSMLGVCSRLNIEPFSAQGQFLMNAYILRELTSIQSKLNNLEQRQGRLEARVCSVSIDQNSSNTQFPVFTSLLQYSEVAKHPKDMLSWMKLEGGLTANEHISRVLNKLLALELQQNINRTGSNGKHKFLDNLENLVKTSTIHFFPGTTTKEIELKVARFFNNARDRCGGRLQRGLKKTDVLIEQDIDCASNEGSEVDSYNDPQPKKRKTFLNKY, encoded by the exons ATGAACGATAGTATGCTAGGTGTTTGTAGCCGTCTTAACATTGAACCATTTAGTGCACAAg GACAGTTTCTTATGAATGCGTACATTTTACGTGAATTAACATCAATTCagtctaaattaaataatttggaACAGCGGCAGGGAAGATTGGAGGCACGTGTTTGCAGTGTTTCTATTGACCAGAATTCCTCAAATACCCAATTTCCTGTTTTTACATCTCTGCTGCAATATTCTGAAGTTGCTAAGCACCCCAAGGAtatg TTGTCATGGATGAAGCTTGAAGGAGGATTGACAGCCAATGAGCATATTTCTCGTGTCTTGAATAAGTTGCTGGCACTTGAACTGCAGCAAAATATTAACAGGACTGGGAGTAATGGCAAGCATAAGTTTTTAGATAACCTGGAAAATCTGGTCAAAA cGTCAACTATTCACTTTTTTCCCGGTacaacaacaaaagaaattgaattaaaagtGGCTCGATTTTTTAATAACGCCAGAGATCGCTGTGGTGGTCGACTACAGAGAGGTCTGAAAAAGACAGACGTTTTAATCGAGCAAGACATAGATTGCGCTAGTAACGAGGGTAGTGAGGTGGACAGTTACAACGATCCTCAACCAAAAAAACGgaagacttttttaaataaatattag
- the LOC105844555 gene encoding tachykinin-like peptides receptor 86C — translation MNCNSTLSNLDSKLLKICFGVSFVTLAIAGSITNAIVLVTQRKFKVLHTVTNQILAHLAITDFLLAVLIPPLFLLQLFFESLETNCKVETLRRFLTSFLIGVSGGIIAIISYDRYLHLKRLCNYKLTKKKLRYLSSFCLVLSFTISSLRFAKESQKVYSTAVLLFLLFVFISIIFCYSLIGWALYQHSKITKLNLNYENKTVHRRACKTAILIVTSFSVTVIPLAWFQIQTLSEHKKNKDLALGYTLGILMVLFNTVINPIIYYYRTPKLRQCLKQTLHLKDRKPKQKMSNTSFQYNTTQV, via the coding sequence atgaactgCAACTCAACGTTATCTAACTTAGAttcaaaattactaaaaatttgcTTCGGAGTTTCTTTCGTAACACTTGCAATAGCTGGCAGTATCACAAATGCAATAGTCCTCGTCACGCAGCGCAAATTTAAAGTGCTTCATACCGTTACCAACCAAATACTGGCGCATCTAGCAATAACAGATTTTCTTTTAGCTGTTTTAATACCCCCTCTATTTTTATTGCAGCTTTTTTTTGAGAGTTTAGAAACGAATTGCAAAGTTGAAACATTGAGAAGGtttttaacatcatttttaatcGGAGTATCAGGAGGAATAATTGCAATAATTAGTTACGATAgatatttacacttaaaaagactatgcaattataaattaactaaGAAGAAACTAAGATATTTAAGCTCTTTTTGTTTAGTGTTGTCTTTCACAATATCTTCATTGAGATTTGCAAAAGAGTCACAAAAAGTATACTCCACCGCTGTtctgctttttttgttatttgtatttatttctattatattttgttacagTTTAATTGGTTGGGCTTTATACCAACACAGCAAAATAACTAAGCTCAATTTAAACTATGAAAATAAAACAGTTCATCGTCGGGCCTGCAAAACAGCAATTTTAATAGTTACTTCTTTCTCAGTTACGGTAATCCCGTTGGCATGGTTTCAAATACAAACATTAtcagaacataaaaaaaacaaagatttagCTCTTGgatatacattaggtattttaatggttttatttaatacGGTTATAAATCctattatttactattatcgTACTCCGAAGTTGAGAcaatgtttaaaacaaactttacatTTAAAAGATAGAAAACCAAAGCAAAAAATGTCTAATACAAGTTTTCAGTACAACACAACTCAAGTATAa
- the LOC136075344 gene encoding uncharacterized protein LOC136075344, with translation MASRNERRKRENEMDTFISRLKGETGNNLTQFETSADKENVAIGEDYFYENVSSIFDEVTGICDSTEEENNESEVPSEENQESNKDYKSNFSSLHTKLLYFCLLYKLSNSAILCLLTILNEEGVDVPGSVYLFKKPQVAKKVQVLKNTLNCGGNFGYLSIFENLFYCIQNSLVVFKTQYVDLKIKIGIDGIPIFKNSPVCIWPILFIMRNVGFNKLLPIAVYSGLCKPNFSGFIEQLHKELVLFKSYVNVSGFFIKITNVLFICDAPARSFCQCVKGHSGYNACPYCRILGVYASNKLIFPFGVTYPSRTDCNYKSLSESNQLLLSPLAEVANLSYDFPPEYMHTVCLGVMRRLVISYFSNKYGRFNCRVSENLKEL, from the exons atgGCTTCACGAAATGAAAGAAGAAAACGTGAAAATGAAATGGATACTTTTATATCGAGATTGAAAG GAGAAACTGGCAATAATTTAACACAGTTTGAAACTTCAGCAGATAAAGAAAATGTTGCAATTGGCGAAGATTACTTTTATGAAAATGTATCTTCTATTTTTGATGAGGTGACTGGAATATGTGATTCAACTGAGGAGGAAAACaatgaaa gtGAAGTTCCATCGGAAGAGAATCAGGAAAGTAACAAAGATTACAAGAGTAATTTCTCATCCCTgcatacaaaattattatacttcTGCTTACTTTATAAACTCAGCAATAGTGCAATACTCTGTTTACTTACTATTTTAAACGAGGAAGGAGTTGATGTTCCTGGTtcagtttatctttttaaaaaacctcaAGTTGCAAAGAAGGTTCAGGTGTTAAAGAATACTTTAAACTGCGGTGGAAATTTTGGTTACTTAtcgatttttgaaaatttattttactgtatTCAAAATAGTCTAGTGGTATTCAAAACGCAATATGTAGatcttaaaatcaaaattggAATTGATGGtattccaatattcaaaaactcacCTGTGTGTATCTGGCCAATTTTATTCATTATGAGAAATGTTGGTTTTAATAAACTTCTTCCTATTGCTGTTTATTCTGGTTTATGCAAGCCAAATTTTTCTGGTTTTATTGAACAATTGCACAAAGAGCTAGTTTTGTTTAAATCCTATGTTAATGTATctggattttttattaaaataaccaatgttttatttatatgtgaTGCTCCAGCAAGATCATTCTGTCAATGTGTGAAAGGTCACTCAGGATATAATGCATGCCCATACTGCAGGATTTTAGGTGTGTATgcttcaaataaattaatatttccaTTTGGTGTTACATATCCTTCTCGTACTGACTGTAACTATAAATCACTATCTGAATCGAACCAACTACTTTTATCTCCACTAGCTGAAGTTGCAAATTTAAGTTATGATTTTCCTCCTGAATATATGCACACTGTTTGTCTAGGTGTAATGAGAAGACTTGttatatcatatttttcaaacaaatatggCCGGTTTAACTGTCGGGTCAGTGAGAATCTGAAAGAACTGTGA